GTCGCCACCTCCAGCGGGTGGTCGCCGCGCTCGAAGCCACCGGGCGGATCGACGACGCGATCTACGTCGAGCGCGCCAGTCACCCAGACCAGCTCGTGATGCCCGTGCGCGAGATCGGCTCCCGCACCCCTCCGTACTTCTCACTGGTGCTCGTGCCCGGCCCTCGGCTGGCCGGGCTGGGACGGTGAGCGCCCGGCCTGGGGCCCGGCGGCCCGGCCGGGTGAGCGTCGTCGGTATCGGGCCGGGTTCGGCGGACTGGTGCACGCCGGCGGTGCGCCGTCGAGTGCTCGAGGCCACCGACATCGTCGGCTACGAGCCGTACCTCGCTTTGCTCGCCGACATGTTCGGCAGGGCACTCACCGCCCGTCGCCACGGATCCGGGAACCGGGTAGAGGTCGAGCGGGCTCGGCTCGCGCTCGACCTGGCGGCCAGGGGCGGGGACGTCGTGGTGGCGTCCTCGGGGGATCCGGGGGTGTTCGGCATGGCCGCCGCGGTGTGCGAGCAGCTCGACGCCCACCCGGACGGCTGGCCGGGGGTGGAGGTGACCATCGAACCGGGTATCAGCGCCGCCCAGGCCCTCGCCGCCCGAGTGGGGGCCCCGCTCGGTCATGATTTCGCGGTCCTGTCGCTGTCGGACGTGTTGAAGCCGTGGGCGGTGATCGAGTCCCGCCTCGAGGCCGCCGCCGCGGCAGGGTTCGTGCTGGCGCTCTACAACCCCAAGAGCCGGCACCGACCCTGGCAGTTCACCCGGGCCCTCGAGGTCCTGCGACACCACCGGCCACCAGCGACGCCGGTCGTGCTCGGCCGGCGGATCGGCCGCAGCGGGGAACAGGTCGTGGTCACGACACTGGGCGACGTCGATCCGGAGCCGGTCGACATGTCGACCGTGGTGATCGTCGGCTCCGCCACGACTCGCCGGGTCGACCGTCGGGAGCGAGCCTTCGTCTACACCTCCCGTCGGTACGAGGATCCCACCGCCGAGCCCGAACCAAGGCCTTCCCCCGCCGGCGACACGGTCGCGGGTGAGGCCGTGTCCGCTGAAGCACCGGCCGTGGCAGGACGGTGGTTGCTGACCGGGGGGGCTCGAGCAGGCAAGAGCGCGTACGCCGAGCGGCTGGCGGCGTGCAGCGAGCGGCCCATCACCGTGGTGGTGACCGCGCAGCCCATCGACGAGGAGATGGCGGCACGGATCGCCGCTCATCGAGCGGCCCGACCGGCCGGCTGGGCCACGATCGAAGAACCACTCGATCCCGCGTCGGCGATCGTGTCGGTTCCCGATGACGGTTGCGTCCTGCTCGACTGCCTGACGGTGTGGGTCGGGAACCTGTTCCACCACGGGGTGACGGAGGCGCAGCTGGAGGCGAAGGCCCGCCACCTCGCAGAGGTCTTGGCCCGGCGGAGCGGGCCGAGCATCGTGGTCACCAACGAGGTCGGCCTCGGGCTCGTTCCTGAGACCGACCTCGGTCGGCGCTACCGGGATGTCCTGGGTCGGGTCAACGCGACGCTGGCGGCCGGGGCCGATCGGGTGGTGTTGGTGTGCGCGGGCCGGGGGATCGAACTGCAGTCCCTCGATGTGATCCGTCGACTGCCGTGACCGATGCGTCGCCCCGAGCAGGAGCGTGCAGCGACCTGCGGGCCGCGATCGGGCTGCTGACTCGCCTTCCCGTCCGGTCCGGTGCCGTGGCGACCGGCGGCGTGCTGGGCTGGTTCCCACTCGTGGGTGCGCTGGTCGGTGGGGTTGGCGCCGCGGTCTGGCTCGTCGTGGGGGTGGTGGCCAGCCCAGCGGTGGCCGCAGTGGCGGCGCTGGCTGCGACGGCGCTCACGACCGGTGCTTTCCACCTCGACGGGCTCGCCGACAGCTGCGATGCCCTCATCGGCGGTCGCGACGTCGAGCAGCGCCGGACCCTGCTCGACGACCCGCGGCATGGCACTTACGGGGTGGTCGCGGTGGTGCTCCAGCTGCTCGGGCAGTGGGCGCTGCTGGCGGGCCTGGCCCCGCCGGCCGGGGCTGGCGCGCTGGTGTTGGCCCACAGCGCGGCCCGCGCCGGGCTCGTCTGGGCCACGCCGGGTGCACGGCCGCTCGACCGCGGACTGGGAGCAGCCGTACTCCGGGGCCGGCGGGGTTCCGACCTTGTCGCGGCCGCAGCGTGGGGAGTGGTGATCGCGGTAGCGCTGGCCGGCCCGGTCGGGCTGGTGGCGCTGGCTGCAGCGGTGTCAGGGGCGTTCGGCATCCTTCGTTGGGGTCAGCGCCGGCTGGGTGGGGTGAACGGTGACGTTCTCGGTGCGGCGGAGCAGGTCGGGGAGACCGCCGCCTTGCTGGCGGTGGTGGTGATGGTCAACGCCGGATGGGAGGTCCTGTGGTGGATGGCGTCCTGAGTGGTCGAGCTGGGCAGCAATGGGTCGAGGCGCTCGCCGAGCGCGTCGATGCGGTGCTCTTCGACGTGGGTGGGACGTTGGTCGAGCAGGCGCCGGCGGCGACCCCGCTGGCGGAGCTGGTCCCAGTGCTGCGGCCGGGTGTGGTCGAGGCCCTCCAGGTGCTGGATGGGTCGGTCCGGCTCGGGGTGGTCACCAACACCGCGGTGATGGACGCCGAGCAGGTCCGGGCGCACCTGCGCTCGGTAGGCATCGGGGAGCTGTTCGAGACCGTGGTGGCCACCGCGCCGCTGGGGGTGCACAAGCCGGACCCGGCACCGTTGCGAGTCGCTCTGGATCAACTCGGGGTCTCACCCGGTCGGGCGCTGTACATCGGTGACACGGTGGACGACGAGCGGGCCGCCGACGCGGCCGGCGCCACGTTCGCCTTCGTCGGAGTCGACCTGGCCTGGACCGTCGAGCGCGCCGCTCGCAGCGCACTCGCCTCGCGGGCGGGCTGGGTCGCCCCACCACTGCGAGGGCCCGATCCGGGTTGTGCTGCTGCTTGCCAGGACCGCTTCGATCGACTGGCCAAGCCCCCGGGCTCGCTCGGTGTCCTGGAGGAGACCCTCTGCCGGTCGGCGGGCCTCCTCCGCCAACCGTTGCCGCCGGTGGACCCGGCCGTGTGCGCGGTGTTCGTCGCCGATCACGGGGTGGCCGAGCCCGATGTGGTGACCCCGTGGCCCTGGACCATCAGCCGACAGGTGGCCGGGCTGCTGGCGAGTGGCCGGGGACTTGGGTCGACGCTGGCCCGATCGGCGGGCGTCTCGGTCGAGGTCATCGACGTCGGCTTGGCCACCGGGTCGACCCCACCCGGGGTGGTCGATCAGCGGGTGCGCTCGGGCACGAGAGACATCCGTTCGGGTATGACGTTGGAGCCGGAGGAGGTGGAGGCTGCCCTCACCGTGGGAATCCGGACCGCGGAACGGCTGGTGGCGGGTGGGGCCCGCACCTTGTGCGTCGGCGAGGTGGGGATCGGCAACACCACGGTTGCGGCGGCGATGTTGGCCTGGTCGAGCGGTGAGGACCCCATGGCGCTCACCGGTCGGGGGGCCGGGATCCCCGACGATGCGCTGGAGCGGAAACGCCGGGTGGTGGCCGACGCTGTGGCGGCCGTGCCGGTCGACGCCGGGCCGCTGGAGGCATTGAGCCGGCTCGGCGGTCTGGAAGTGGCGGCGATCGCCGGCTTCGTGATGGGTGCAGCGTCGATCGGGGTACCCGTGGTGCTCGACGGGGTTGTCACCGTCGCCGCTGCGGTCGTGGCCGAGCGTCTGGTGCCTGGTGTGCGCGACGCGATGGTGGCATCCCACCGCTCACCCGAACCGGCTGCTGCCGTGGGATTGGAGCTGCTGGGGTTGCGCCCCCTGTTCGAGCTAGGTGTCCGCACCGGCGAAGGTGGGGGGGCGATCTTGGCGGTACCGCTGTTGCGCGCTGCACGGGAGGCGCTGGTCGGGACTGCGACGCTGGACGAGCTGTGACCCGTGGCCTCACCCTCGGCTCAGGATGGCCTGCACCCATCGCCGGGCGGCTTCGACCGTCTGCACGTGCGGCACGGACGGCTGGGCCGGGCGCTCGATCATGATCACCGGAAGCCCGAGCTCCCGGGCCGCGTCCAGCTTCGCCCGGGTGGCGGTGCCCCCCGCGTTCTTGGCCACCAGGGCATCCACACCGTGCCGCAGAATCAGGTCCCGCTCCGCGGGCAGCTCGAAAGGCCCTCGATCGAGGATGAGGGTGGTGCGGGGCGGGAGCTGATCGGGAGGATGGATCGAGCGGACCACGAACCGGGCCCGGCGAGCACGGGTGAAGTGGTGGAGCTCCCGCCTGCCGACGGTCAGCAACACCACCCGGGCATCGAGCTCGTCGACCGTGACCGCGGCGTGCGGCAGGGTGGCGACGGTCACCCACCGGTCGCCGGGCTGCGGGGTCCACGGTGGGCGCAGGATGCGGACCAGTGGCACCCCGATCGAGCCGGCTGCGGCGGCCGCGTGGTGGGGCATGCGGGCGGCGAAGGGGTGGGTGGCGTCGATGAGCAGGTCGATGGCTTCTTCGCCGAGGTAGCGGCGGAGGCCGTCGACGCCGCCGAACCCTCCGGTTCGCACCCGGCCCGGTCGGCTGAGCGGATCGGTGGTCATGCCGGCGAAGGAGCTGATCACCTCGAGCCCGTCATCCACGAGGAGATGGGCGAGCCGGGTGGCCTCGGTGGTCCCCGCCAGCACGAGCACCCGGGTCATCGAGCTCGATCGTAGGAGACCTCGACGTGCTGGCGGTCCGTCGACGGATGGCAGTGCGCCACGCACGCGCCTAGAGTCCTCGCTGGCCGCAGGGAACACCGGTGTGAATCCGGGGCTGTCCAGCAACTGTGACCGGGGAGCGACCTCTCACCGACAGGCCACGACCGTTCGGGGTTGGAAGGCCGAGAGGGAGCGGTGATCCGGGAGCCAGGACACCTGCGTCCGTGAACCGAACGAGACGCTAGGAGACGTCACATGATCTTCGCGATGCACATCGCGGAGGGGTTCCTGCCCCCGCTGTGGGTGGCGGTCTGGACCCTCGCCGCTGCCCCGTTCGTCATCCTCGGGTTCCGATCCCTGGGGCGCGCCATCACCCGGCGACCGGATCAGAAGCTCCCGGTGGCGGCTTCCGGGGCGTTCTGTTTCGTCCTGTCGGCGATGAAGATCCCCTCGGTCACCGGGAGTTGCTCCCATCCGACGGGCGTGGGCCTGGGCACTGCGCTGGTAGGTCCCTGGCCGATGATGGCGTTGGGATCGATGGTCCTGCTGTTCCAGGCGCTCCTGCTCGCCCACGGTGGGATCACGACGCTCGGGGCGAACATCTTCTCTATGGCGGTGGTGGGTCCGCTGGTGGCGTGGTGGGTGCTCCGGGCGGGCCTCGCCACCGGCTTGCGTTGGTCGACCGCGGGCGGTGTCGCAGCCGGGGTCAGCAGCCTCACCACCTACGTCGTCACCGCGGTGCAGCTCGCGTTGGCCCACCCGGATCCTGCGTCGGGCGTGGCGGGCTCGGTCACCAAGTTCCTCGGAATCTTCGCCATCACCCAGCTCCCGTTGTCGGTGATCGAGGGATTGGTCACCTCGCTGGCGCTCGGCTGGCTCGCATCCCGGAGCACGGTCGCGCTCCCCGGGTGGGTGGGTCACCGGGAGGCTCCACGACGCTCCCTGCGAGGCTCGATCGCCGTGCTGGCTGCGGTGGTGGTGCTGTTGGTGGCACCGTTGGTGGCCCGCCGGGGGGCCGAGTGGGCGGGCGCCGACTCGCGAGCCGCCGACGAGGTGACGGCGATCGACTCCGACTACGAGCCGTGGTTCGAGAGCTGGTGGTCCCCGCCCTCCGGGGAGATCGAGGGGTTCCTGTTCGCCCTGCAGGCCGCGGTGGGGGCAGCGGTGCTGGGCTACGTCGTGGGAGCACGACACAAGCGGCTCGGAGACGGCGCCGACGAGCTGGCGCCGTCCGAGACCCCGTGAGCGCCATCTCGACCATCGACACGCTCGCCCATACCAACCGTTGGACCACTCGCCACCTCGGTGAGCGGCTGTGGTGGAGCGGTGGGCTCCTGGCGGCGGCGGTCACGCTTCCCGTGTGGCCGGCTGCACCGCTGGTGAGCGTCTCCGTGGTCGTCTCCTGTCGGCTCGCCGGACTTCCCTCGGCGGAGGTTGTCCGCATCCTGCGGGTCCCGGCGGGCTTCGTGGCCGCGGGGGCCGCGGTGGCCACGGTGTCGATCCAGCCCGGCTGGCCGCCGGTGCTCGGGGTCGCCGATCCCCGCACCGGCCTGGCGCTCGCCGGCCGGGCGATCGCCGCTGGGGCGGCCTTGGTGCTGCTGGCCTGCACGGTGTCGCTCCCTGAGCTGCTGGCGCTGGCACGGCGATGGCGGGTTCCCGCGACCGCGTGCGAGCTGGCGATGCTCATGTACCGGATGGTGGCGGTCGGCTTGGAGCGGGTGCGCTGGCAGCGGCTCGCTCAGGAGAGCCGGGGTGGCTACCTGGGGGTTCGCCGGTCCGTGCGCTCTCTCGGTGCACTGGCCGCCGCAGCGTTCGTGGGGTCGATCGGCCAGGCCGAACGGCTCTCCACCGGCTTGACCGCTCGGGTTTTCGACGGCACGGTCCACCTGATCAGCGAGCATCGCCGGCGGTCGCTCGCGTTCCTGACCGCCAGCTCGGCCGCGCTGAGCGCGATCGTGGTGGTCTCCCTCTTCGCCGGGAGCAAGTGGCGGTGAGCAGGTCGGACACCAGCCCGCTCGCGCTGGAAGCCCGGGGCCTGTGGTTCCGCTACCGCAACGCGCCATCAGACGCCCTGCGCGGCTGCGACCTGCAGGTCCCGGCCGGATGCCGGCTGGCGCTGCTCGGGGCCAACGGCTCCGGCAAGACCACCCTGCTGCTGCACCTCGACGGCATCTTGTCGCCCGCCCGTGGGACGGTCCACCTCGGTGGCGTGCCTCAGGCCTACGACCGCCGGTCGTTGCGCCGCTGGCGCCGATCCGTCGGCCTCGTGGTGCAGCATCCCGACGACATGCTCTTGGCCGGCACCGTCCTCCAGGAGGTGGCGTTCGGTCCGCTCAACCTCGGGGCCAGCGAGCGCGAGGCCCTCGTGGCGGTCGAGCGGATCCTCGAGCAGCTGTCACTCACCCATCTGCGAGACCGGCCGATCCACCTGCTGTCGAACGGGGAACGCCATCGGGTGGCCATCGCCGCGGTGGCGGTGATCGAGCCGTCGGTGCTGTTGCTCGATGAGCCGACGGCTGGCCTCGACCCCGTGGCGGTCGACGAGGTGCTCGACGTGCTCGCCCGGCTCCACGATCGGGGCACGACCATCCTGCTGTCGACCCACGACGTCGACCTCGCGCACCGCTGGGCGGACGCCGTGGCGGTGATGGTCGACGGCACGATCGGGGGCTTCGGTGGCCCGGAGCTGCTCGGCGACCCGGCGCTACTCGACGCCGCCCGTCTGCGTCCGCCAGCGGTGGTTCGGATCTGGCAGAGCCTTCCGGAGACCTTGCGACCGACCGCCTGCCCGCCCGACATCGACGCGCTGGCAGGTTTCCTGAGCCGCGCCCGGCTTCGCGATCAGCCCGTGGGAAGCGGCTGATGGCCACGAGCGCGGGGGGTCTGATGGTGTGTGGGACCAGCTCCGATGCCGGCAAGAGCACGCTGGTGGCGGGGTTGTGCCGGTGGCTCGCTCGCCGAGGCGTGACCGTCGCGCCGTTCAAGGCGCAGAACATGTCGCTCAGCTCGGCGGTGACCGTCGACGGAGGTGAGATCGGCCGGGCGCAGGCCCATCAGGCGTACGCGGCCGGTACCGATCCGGTGGTGGCGATGAACCCGGTGCTGCTCAAGCCCACCGGCGAGGCGAGCTGCCAGGTGGTGGTGATGGGTCGCCCGTGGGCGGTGCTGTCGGCTGCCGAGTACCACCGGCGCAAGCCCGAGCTGTTCGAGGTGGTTCTGGAGGCCCACCGCAGCCTGGCCGAGCGGTTCGAGGTCGTGCTGTGCGAGGGGGCGGGCAGCCCGGCGGAGATCAACCTCTTCGACCACGACATCGTGAACCTGCGGCTGGCCGACGCGGTCGGGGTGCCGGCCATCATCGTGGGTGACATCAACCCCGGTGGGGTGTTCGCGTCGCTGCTCGGCACCGTGGAGTGGCTTCCAGCACCGTGGCGGGCACTCGTGCGGGGATTCGTGATCAACAAGCTCCGGGGCGACCCCGCACTGTTGGCCGACGGGTGTGCGCAGCTCCAGGGCCGCACCGGGATCCCCACCATCGGGGTGCTGCCCTGGCTGGAGGCCGCCTGGGTCGACGGTGAGGACTCCATGGCGCTGGAGCGCCCACTCCCGGTGCCCCGCCCTGCGCTCGCCGACGAGCTCGACGTGGCCGCGGTGCGCCTGCCCCGGGTGGCGAACGCCACCGACCTGGACGCCCTGCGCCTGGAGGCCGGTGTCCGGCTGCGCTGGGTCCACGACGCAGCCGGGATGGGAGATCCGGATCTGGTGATCCTGCCCGGGTCGAAGGCCACGGTGGAGGACCTCGGCTGGCTGCACCGGCGGGGCCTCGTGGACGCGATCCGACGTGTCGACGCCACGGTGCTCGGGATCTGTGCCGGTTACCAGATGCTCGGCCACCGCATCGAGGACGCCGGCGGTGTCGAATCCCGAGCCGGCGAGGTGCAGGGTCTCGGTCTGCTGCCGGTGCAGACCCGTTTCCATCCCGACAAGGTCACCCGCAGGTGCCGGGGTCGGGTGGAGGGGTACGCCGGGGACGCGTCGCGCATCGAGGGGTACCAGATCCACCACGGCCGGGTGAGCCCCGAGGGCGGCGACCCGTTCGTGGTGCTCGACGCCGACGGCGTCGAGCACGTCGACGGTGTGCGTGTCGACGGCGTGTTCGGCACCACGGTGCACGGCCTGTTCGATGCCGACCCGTTCCGGCGGGCGTTCCTCGAGCGCACGGCTGCCCGTCGCGGGAAGCGGTGGGTGAGTGACGGGGTCGCCTTGGCGACTTCCCGCGATGCCCAGCTCGACACCCTGGTGGCCGCCCTCGAACGTCACCTCGATCTCACCGCCGTCGAACGCTTGGTCGAGCGCGGCAGCGCGATGGCTGGAGACTCGGCGCGATGAGCGAGCCGGGGGTGATCCTCTACGTGACCAACGTCGACACCGAGGTCCTCGCGTTGCGGATCGCCGTGGAGGGCCTGCCGGCGGGGTGTCCGCCGGTGCGGGCCCGCCAGACCTGGCGGTTCGACCCCGAACGCGATCTGGACGGTGCCCGTTGCGTGGTGGTGCGGCTCCTCGGCGGCCGCCGACTGTGGGAGGACGGCTTCAACACCATCGACGCCTGGTGTCGGGCCCGGGGTGTGCCGTTGCTGGCCTTCGGAGGCGAGGCAGTGCCCGACGCGCCCCTCGCCGCCCGCTCCACGGTGCCGGCCAGTGTGCACCGAGAGGGGTTCCGGTACCTCGTGCAGGGAGGTCCGGCGAACCTCGGTCGGTTCATGAGCTTCATCGCCAGCGCGGTGCTCGGTGAGGACCTGCCCGTGGAGCCCCCCGAGGACATTCCGACCTACGGCGTCTGGCGGCGCAGCGCCGGGTTCGACGACGGCCGACCTCGGGTGGGAGTGGTGTTCTACCGGGCGCACCTGGTGGCGGGGAACACCGGGTTCGTCGACGAGCTGGCGGATGCGCTCGAAGCCCGTGGGGTCGGTGTGGTCGTGGTGTGGTGCTACTCGTTGCGCGGCGAGGCGGGTGCGCCGGTGGTGGAGCTGCTGCGTGGCGAGCAGGTCGAGCTGCTGGTCACCACGGTGCTCGCCGCCGGTGGCGCCAACTCGGGGGCGGGCACGGTGGGAGCGCCGGGGGGTGCCGAGGGCGAGCCCTGGGACGTCGAGGCGATCGCCTCGCTCGACGTCCCGGTGCTCCATGCGGCCTCTGCGGGTCAGTCGTCCCAGCAGTGGGCGGTCGACCCGAACGGCCTGGGCCCCTACGACGCCGCGGCCGGCGTGGCCATCCCGGAGATGGACGGGCGGGTGATCGGACCGGTGTTCGCGTTCAACGAGGTCGTCGACGACGGCGACGACCTCGGCACCGAGGTTCGCGCCTACCGCTGCATCCCCGACCGGCTCGAGCGTCTGGCCGGGATCGCGGCCCGCCTCGTACGCCTCCGCCGCACCCCAGCCGGCCAGCGCCGGATCGCCCTGGTGCTCTCCGCCTACCCGACCCGCCACGGCCGCCTCGCCAACGCCGTCGGCCTGGACACCCCCCGTTCGGTGATGCGGATCCTCGACGCGCTCGCCACCGCCGGCTACCGGGTCGGCGAGATGCCGGAGGACGGGGATGCCCTGATGGCCGAGCTGGAGGCCGGCTTCGTCGACGACACCGGCACCGTGGGAGTGACCGACCCGGGCGGGGGGGTCGGCCGGCTCGACACGAGCGCGTACCGGTCGTGGTTCGAGACCCTCCCACCGCAGTCCCGGCGGGAGGTCGAACAACACTGGGGACCGGCGCCCGGCACCCACCGGGTGCACCAGGACGCCCTGGTCTTCAGCGGACTCGAGCTCGGCAACGTGCTCGTCGCCGTGCAACCCCCGCGCGGCTACGGCGACGACCCGGTCGCCATCTACCACGCGCCGAACCTGCCGCCGACCCACCACTACCTCGGCTTCTACCGGTGGCTGGACGCGGTGTGGGGCGCGGACGCGGTGGTGCACGTCGGCAAGCACGGCACCCTCGAGTGGCTCCCCGGCAAGGCGCTGGCCCTGAGCGCGGCGTGCTTCCCCGACATCGCCATCGGCGA
This DNA window, taken from Rhabdothermincola sediminis, encodes the following:
- a CDS encoding cobyric acid synthase, which codes for MATSAGGLMVCGTSSDAGKSTLVAGLCRWLARRGVTVAPFKAQNMSLSSAVTVDGGEIGRAQAHQAYAAGTDPVVAMNPVLLKPTGEASCQVVVMGRPWAVLSAAEYHRRKPELFEVVLEAHRSLAERFEVVLCEGAGSPAEINLFDHDIVNLRLADAVGVPAIIVGDINPGGVFASLLGTVEWLPAPWRALVRGFVINKLRGDPALLADGCAQLQGRTGIPTIGVLPWLEAAWVDGEDSMALERPLPVPRPALADELDVAAVRLPRVANATDLDALRLEAGVRLRWVHDAAGMGDPDLVILPGSKATVEDLGWLHRRGLVDAIRRVDATVLGICAGYQMLGHRIEDAGGVESRAGEVQGLGLLPVQTRFHPDKVTRRCRGRVEGYAGDASRIEGYQIHHGRVSPEGGDPFVVLDADGVEHVDGVRVDGVFGTTVHGLFDADPFRRAFLERTAARRGKRWVSDGVALATSRDAQLDTLVAALERHLDLTAVERLVERGSAMAGDSAR
- the cobU gene encoding bifunctional adenosylcobinamide kinase/adenosylcobinamide-phosphate guanylyltransferase, with product MAGRWLLTGGARAGKSAYAERLAACSERPITVVVTAQPIDEEMAARIAAHRAARPAGWATIEEPLDPASAIVSVPDDGCVLLDCLTVWVGNLFHHGVTEAQLEAKARHLAEVLARRSGPSIVVTNEVGLGLVPETDLGRRYRDVLGRVNATLAAGADRVVLVCAGRGIELQSLDVIRRLP
- a CDS encoding energy-coupling factor ABC transporter permease, translated to MIFAMHIAEGFLPPLWVAVWTLAAAPFVILGFRSLGRAITRRPDQKLPVAASGAFCFVLSAMKIPSVTGSCSHPTGVGLGTALVGPWPMMALGSMVLLFQALLLAHGGITTLGANIFSMAVVGPLVAWWVLRAGLATGLRWSTAGGVAAGVSSLTTYVVTAVQLALAHPDPASGVAGSVTKFLGIFAITQLPLSVIEGLVTSLALGWLASRSTVALPGWVGHREAPRRSLRGSIAVLAAVVVLLVAPLVARRGAEWAGADSRAADEVTAIDSDYEPWFESWWSPPSGEIEGFLFALQAAVGAAVLGYVVGARHKRLGDGADELAPSETP
- a CDS encoding nicotinate-nucleotide--dimethylbenzimidazole phosphoribosyltransferase encodes the protein MDGVLSGRAGQQWVEALAERVDAVLFDVGGTLVEQAPAATPLAELVPVLRPGVVEALQVLDGSVRLGVVTNTAVMDAEQVRAHLRSVGIGELFETVVATAPLGVHKPDPAPLRVALDQLGVSPGRALYIGDTVDDERAADAAGATFAFVGVDLAWTVERAARSALASRAGWVAPPLRGPDPGCAAACQDRFDRLAKPPGSLGVLEETLCRSAGLLRQPLPPVDPAVCAVFVADHGVAEPDVVTPWPWTISRQVAGLLASGRGLGSTLARSAGVSVEVIDVGLATGSTPPGVVDQRVRSGTRDIRSGMTLEPEEVEAALTVGIRTAERLVAGGARTLCVGEVGIGNTTVAAAMLAWSSGEDPMALTGRGAGIPDDALERKRRVVADAVAAVPVDAGPLEALSRLGGLEVAAIAGFVMGAASIGVPVVLDGVVTVAAAVVAERLVPGVRDAMVASHRSPEPAAAVGLELLGLRPLFELGVRTGEGGGAILAVPLLRAAREALVGTATLDEL
- the cobS gene encoding adenosylcobinamide-GDP ribazoletransferase; the encoded protein is MTDASPRAGACSDLRAAIGLLTRLPVRSGAVATGGVLGWFPLVGALVGGVGAAVWLVVGVVASPAVAAVAALAATALTTGAFHLDGLADSCDALIGGRDVEQRRTLLDDPRHGTYGVVAVVLQLLGQWALLAGLAPPAGAGALVLAHSAARAGLVWATPGARPLDRGLGAAVLRGRRGSDLVAAAAWGVVIAVALAGPVGLVALAAAVSGAFGILRWGQRRLGGVNGDVLGAAEQVGETAALLAVVVMVNAGWEVLWWMAS
- a CDS encoding CbiQ family ECF transporter T component: MSAISTIDTLAHTNRWTTRHLGERLWWSGGLLAAAVTLPVWPAAPLVSVSVVVSCRLAGLPSAEVVRILRVPAGFVAAGAAVATVSIQPGWPPVLGVADPRTGLALAGRAIAAGAALVLLACTVSLPELLALARRWRVPATACELAMLMYRMVAVGLERVRWQRLAQESRGGYLGVRRSVRSLGALAAAAFVGSIGQAERLSTGLTARVFDGTVHLISEHRRRSLAFLTASSAALSAIVVVSLFAGSKWR
- a CDS encoding energy-coupling factor ABC transporter ATP-binding protein; this encodes MSRSDTSPLALEARGLWFRYRNAPSDALRGCDLQVPAGCRLALLGANGSGKTTLLLHLDGILSPARGTVHLGGVPQAYDRRSLRRWRRSVGLVVQHPDDMLLAGTVLQEVAFGPLNLGASEREALVAVERILEQLSLTHLRDRPIHLLSNGERHRVAIAAVAVIEPSVLLLDEPTAGLDPVAVDEVLDVLARLHDRGTTILLSTHDVDLAHRWADAVAVMVDGTIGGFGGPELLGDPALLDAARLRPPAVVRIWQSLPETLRPTACPPDIDALAGFLSRARLRDQPVGSG
- a CDS encoding cobalt-precorrin-6A reductase, with amino-acid sequence MTRVLVLAGTTEATRLAHLLVDDGLEVISSFAGMTTDPLSRPGRVRTGGFGGVDGLRRYLGEEAIDLLIDATHPFAARMPHHAAAAAGSIGVPLVRILRPPWTPQPGDRWVTVATLPHAAVTVDELDARVVLLTVGRRELHHFTRARRARFVVRSIHPPDQLPPRTTLILDRGPFELPAERDLILRHGVDALVAKNAGGTATRAKLDAARELGLPVIMIERPAQPSVPHVQTVEAARRWVQAILSRG